Proteins encoded within one genomic window of Klebsiella sp. RIT-PI-d:
- the lysM gene encoding peptidoglycan-binding protein LysM — MGLFNFVKDAGEKLWDAVSGQHDEQAKKVQDHLSKTGIPDADKVNVQVTDGAAIVSGVALSQEAKEKLLVAVGNIAGIASVDDQVKTDTPAKESQFYTVKSGDTLSAISKQVYGDANQYNKIFEANKPMLKSPEKIYPGQVLRIPE, encoded by the coding sequence ATGGGACTCTTTAACTTTGTAAAAGACGCGGGTGAGAAACTTTGGGATGCGGTGTCCGGACAACATGACGAACAGGCAAAAAAAGTACAGGACCATCTGAGTAAGACCGGTATTCCGGATGCGGACAAAGTTAACGTCCAGGTGACCGACGGGGCGGCTATTGTCTCGGGCGTAGCCCTTAGTCAGGAAGCCAAAGAAAAGCTGCTGGTGGCGGTCGGGAACATTGCCGGCATTGCCAGCGTTGACGATCAGGTTAAAACGGATACGCCGGCTAAAGAAAGCCAGTTCTATACCGTTAAGTCAGGTGACACCCTGAGTGCTATTTCTAAGCAGGTTTATGGCGATGCAAATCAGTACAATAAAATCTTTGAAGCTAACAAACCGATGCTGAAAAGCCCGGAGAAAATTTATCCGGGTCAGGTTCTGCGTATTCCTGAATAA
- a CDS encoding YgiW/YdeI family stress tolerance OB fold protein, which yields MKKTALFILLGALFSVGVQAEDKGGLNPGEAPPPPHAMDDGYRGIEDARTSTIEKAKAMHDGASVSFRGNLVKKLDGDHYEFRDKTGEIKVQIPPSVFNDREVEPDHLLTVSGSLDKKQDPPIVRVSHLEK from the coding sequence ATGAAAAAAACAGCACTTTTCATTCTGCTCGGCGCGTTGTTCAGCGTGGGCGTACAGGCTGAAGACAAAGGTGGCCTGAACCCGGGTGAAGCCCCGCCGCCGCCACATGCGATGGATGACGGGTATCGTGGAATTGAAGATGCGCGTACCTCTACCATTGAAAAAGCCAAAGCCATGCATGATGGGGCATCGGTTTCTTTCCGTGGTAACCTGGTGAAAAAACTCGACGGCGACCATTATGAGTTCCGCGATAAAACCGGCGAAATAAAGGTCCAGATCCCACCCAGCGTGTTTAACGATCGCGAAGTAGAGCCGGATCATCTGCTCACTGTCAGCGGCAGCCTCGATAAAAAACAGGACCCGCCGATCGTTCGCGTCAGTCATCTTGAGAAATAA
- a CDS encoding 2-oxo-tetronate isomerase — protein sequence MSNSVNSSIAEQEELFQLPIEEIAARLGHILTQRNLRLATAESCTGGQIATTLCATENTPEFYGCGFVTFNDRAKIKLLHVNPQTLAQHSAVSRQTVEEMAQGARSISGEPISVAVSGYAGPEDGPDGTPAGFIWFAWSMFDQPVASEFRQFSGTCEAVINQAVKFALIRILQRLEKNHEGASE from the coding sequence ATGAGTAACTCTGTAAATTCATCTATTGCCGAACAAGAGGAACTGTTTCAACTTCCGATAGAAGAAATAGCGGCGCGGCTGGGCCATATTCTGACGCAGCGTAATTTACGTCTGGCGACGGCGGAATCCTGCACCGGAGGACAAATCGCCACCACCTTGTGCGCGACAGAAAATACACCTGAGTTTTACGGCTGCGGCTTCGTCACCTTTAACGATCGGGCAAAAATAAAATTATTACACGTTAATCCGCAGACGCTGGCACAACACAGTGCGGTCAGCCGTCAGACGGTAGAAGAGATGGCGCAAGGCGCGAGGAGTATCTCAGGTGAGCCGATTTCCGTTGCGGTTAGCGGTTATGCCGGGCCTGAAGACGGTCCCGACGGAACGCCAGCGGGATTTATCTGGTTTGCCTGGTCGATGTTTGATCAACCGGTAGCCAGTGAATTCCGGCAGTTCAGCGGCACCTGCGAAGCGGTCATTAACCAGGCGGTAAAATTCGCGCTGATACGTATACTTCAGCGGCTGGAAAAAAATCATGAAGGCGCCTCAGAGTAA
- a CDS encoding YqaE/Pmp3 family membrane protein codes for MGFWRVVITIILPPLGVLLGKGLGLAFLLNIILTLLGYIPGLIHAFWIQTRN; via the coding sequence ATGGGTTTCTGGCGTGTCGTAATCACCATTATTTTGCCTCCGTTAGGCGTATTGCTGGGTAAAGGCTTAGGTCTGGCGTTTCTGCTAAATATTATCCTGACTCTGTTGGGGTATATCCCGGGCCTGATCCACGCTTTCTGGATACAAACGCGAAATTAA
- the alaE gene encoding L-alanine exporter AlaE, whose translation MFSAQSRLRHAVADTFAMVVYCSVVNMLIEIFLSNMTFEQSLSSRLVAIPVNIIIAWPYGFYRDAFMRQARRISPAGWVKNLADIIAYVTFQSPVYVAILLTVGAGWPQIVAAVSSNIVVSMLMGAVYGYFLDYCRRLFRVADYQQVKA comes from the coding sequence ATGTTCTCTGCGCAGTCTCGTCTGCGTCACGCGGTAGCAGACACATTTGCTATGGTGGTCTATTGCTCCGTTGTGAATATGCTCATCGAGATATTCCTCTCCAATATGACCTTTGAGCAGTCCCTTTCATCACGGCTGGTGGCTATCCCGGTTAACATTATTATTGCGTGGCCGTACGGGTTTTATCGTGATGCTTTTATGCGGCAGGCCCGGCGGATCAGCCCGGCAGGATGGGTTAAAAATCTGGCAGACATCATTGCCTATGTGACCTTTCAGTCACCGGTCTATGTGGCGATTTTGCTTACGGTGGGCGCGGGCTGGCCGCAAATTGTGGCGGCCGTCAGCTCGAACATCGTCGTGTCTATGTTAATGGGGGCGGTGTACGGCTACTTTCTCGATTACTGCCGCCGTCTGTTTCGCGTGGCAGACTATCAGCAGGTAAAAGCCTGA
- a CDS encoding DUF2002 family protein, with the protein MYLRPDEVARVLERMGFTIDVVTQKTYGYQRGEDYVYVNREARMGRTALIVHPTLKERCMTLADPASDVKTCDHYQQFPLYLGGHREEHYGIPHGFSSRMALERFVQGVFGEYQPG; encoded by the coding sequence ATGTACTTACGACCCGATGAAGTGGCTCGTGTTCTCGAAAGAATGGGGTTCACAATAGATGTGGTAACTCAGAAAACCTATGGCTATCAGCGCGGTGAGGACTACGTTTATGTGAATCGCGAAGCGCGCATGGGCAGAACGGCACTGATTGTGCATCCCACCCTGAAAGAACGTTGCATGACGCTCGCGGACCCGGCCTCGGATGTAAAAACCTGCGATCACTATCAACAATTCCCGCTTTATCTGGGAGGGCACCGTGAAGAACACTACGGTATTCCCCATGGTTTTAGTTCACGCATGGCCCTCGAACGTTTTGTGCAGGGCGTATTCGGCGAGTATCAGCCGGGTTGA
- a CDS encoding DUF883 domain-containing protein translates to MLNRPNRNDVDDGVQDIQNDVNQLADSLESVLKSWGSDAKGEAEEARRKAKALLKETRARAQGRTRVGQATRDAVGCAESFVRDRPWCGVGTAAAVGIFVGALLSLRRR, encoded by the coding sequence ATGTTAAATCGACCGAACCGTAACGATGTAGATGACGGCGTTCAGGACATCCAGAATGACGTTAATCAATTAGCCGACAGCCTGGAGTCAGTGCTGAAGTCCTGGGGCAGCGATGCCAAAGGCGAAGCTGAAGAAGCGCGTCGTAAAGCGAAAGCGCTGCTGAAAGAGACCCGCGCGCGTGCTCAGGGCCGTACTCGTGTCGGCCAGGCAACGCGCGATGCCGTTGGCTGTGCAGAATCATTCGTCCGCGACAGACCGTGGTGTGGCGTAGGTACAGCGGCAGCCGTAGGTATTTTCGTCGGCGCTCTGTTAAGTCTGCGTCGCCGTTAA